A window from Candidatus Nitrospira neomarina encodes these proteins:
- a CDS encoding serine aminopeptidase domain-containing protein, with translation MKVDSWSGTIISIPFQNHNIDGLYYHLVTHDEHVRNKPVLLRLHGLLGNLLDETEHDLPYILAKCGYSSITINTIMANLGLFFGFGIFDDAMPQIHAACTYLRQMGFQKIIIAGHGLGGAMAIRYGALQQQQFPSPDIQGIIAIATAYSLPDTIRKRWTRFGSQPSYREVYEKAKTLYDPQPGHDRSDDETIVVKRAHGPTRRPEHSEIYTLKTWWALAGPEADGPKAYQHIGNIKVPILLVHGKYDEMIDSQECDALGNVARTAGNPDVTMLQLEAGHDLSGKHEDLGQGVVKWIQERFE, from the coding sequence ATGAAGGTCGATAGTTGGTCTGGAACCATCATTTCCATTCCTTTCCAAAACCACAACATTGATGGGCTGTATTATCATCTTGTCACACACGATGAACATGTCCGGAACAAGCCTGTCCTGCTGAGACTCCATGGACTCTTAGGGAATCTCCTGGATGAAACCGAGCATGATCTTCCTTACATTCTGGCGAAGTGTGGGTATTCCTCCATTACCATAAATACCATCATGGCCAACCTGGGCCTATTTTTTGGATTTGGTATTTTCGACGATGCGATGCCTCAAATCCATGCTGCGTGTACCTATCTTCGACAGATGGGCTTTCAGAAAATTATTATTGCAGGACATGGATTGGGAGGAGCCATGGCGATTCGCTATGGCGCGTTGCAACAGCAACAATTCCCGTCTCCTGACATTCAAGGAATTATCGCCATTGCCACAGCGTATTCTTTGCCCGACACGATCCGGAAACGATGGACACGATTTGGCAGTCAACCTTCCTACCGGGAAGTCTATGAAAAGGCGAAAACACTCTATGATCCACAGCCCGGGCACGATCGATCCGATGATGAAACCATTGTCGTTAAACGGGCGCATGGTCCGACACGCCGACCGGAGCATTCAGAAATCTATACGTTGAAAACCTGGTGGGCCTTAGCAGGACCTGAAGCCGATGGTCCCAAAGCCTACCAACATATAGGGAATATCAAGGTACCAATCCTGTTAGTTCACGGAAAATATGATGAAATGATCGACTCACAGGAGTGTGACGCACTGGGAAATGTGGCCAGAACAGCAGGCAACCCGGATGTGACCATGCTCCAGCTTGAAGCCGGGCACGACCTTTCTGGAAAGCACGAGGACCTCGGGCAAGGAGTGGTGAAATGGATTCAGGAACGATTTGAATAA
- a CDS encoding radical SAM protein codes for MQGPAGKYPALQVHPGRRCNLQCLHCYSDSGPDVSEQLDIDALRTVVVDAASLGYAVMSVSGGEPLLYSALGELLRVSHEAGLATTVTTNGMLLDQRHLDILQADCDLIAISLDGVPESHNLMRNSPRAFDDMCAKLEGLRASGIRFGFIFTLTFHNVNELEWVAEFAVEQGAKLLQLHPLEPVGRAAYTLDGSLPDAEENAAAVVEAVRIREQYKDVIDVQIDLATIPALLEHPTRVFVREAEVCGEQTVADIIAPLVIETSGVVSPLQYGFPRAWSWGNIRNARLPELAASWLSRDYAAFLTLCKLVYEQAVTNDDEPVLNWYQHIQAAASRFSPLQIRDIMSQADDTGTCNRLRTMASAPVGHAPL; via the coding sequence ATGCAGGGACCGGCTGGTAAATATCCCGCATTGCAGGTCCACCCCGGCAGACGCTGTAACCTGCAGTGTCTGCATTGTTATTCGGATTCCGGGCCGGACGTCTCCGAACAATTGGATATTGATGCGCTGCGAACAGTCGTGGTTGATGCAGCAAGTCTCGGGTACGCGGTCATGTCGGTGTCAGGCGGGGAACCCCTGTTGTATTCGGCGCTAGGGGAACTGCTTCGCGTATCGCATGAGGCGGGATTGGCCACCACGGTCACCACGAACGGCATGTTACTCGATCAACGCCATCTGGACATCTTACAGGCTGATTGCGATCTCATCGCAATCAGCCTTGATGGCGTACCCGAATCGCATAACCTCATGCGAAATTCTCCCCGGGCGTTCGACGACATGTGCGCAAAACTTGAGGGCTTGCGGGCATCCGGCATCCGATTCGGGTTCATTTTTACGCTCACGTTTCACAACGTCAATGAGTTGGAGTGGGTCGCAGAATTTGCGGTTGAACAAGGCGCCAAATTGTTGCAACTCCATCCGCTCGAACCCGTCGGCCGGGCCGCGTATACGCTTGACGGTTCCTTGCCTGATGCCGAAGAAAATGCGGCAGCCGTGGTCGAAGCCGTTCGGATCCGGGAACAATACAAAGATGTCATCGATGTCCAGATCGATCTCGCCACGATCCCCGCACTGCTCGAGCATCCGACTCGTGTCTTTGTGCGGGAAGCGGAGGTGTGTGGCGAGCAGACTGTTGCAGACATCATCGCCCCGTTGGTCATTGAAACAAGTGGAGTGGTCTCACCCCTCCAGTACGGTTTCCCGCGCGCCTGGTCGTGGGGCAATATTAGAAATGCGCGACTGCCGGAATTGGCTGCGTCGTGGCTGTCTCGCGATTACGCCGCGTTCCTCACCCTATGCAAGCTGGTGTACGAACAGGCGGTGACCAATGACGATGAACCGGTCCTGAACTGGTATCAACATATCCAAGCCGCGGCCTCACGTTTTTCGCCGCTGCAAATTCGCGACATCATGAGCCAGGCAGATGATACCGGGACTTGTAACCGGCTGCGAACAATGGCCTCAGCTCCTGTCGGTCATGCCCCTCTTTGA
- a CDS encoding DUF4403 family protein — translation MRTWKRGIALLPCLFVAVACSHTIPPYTAKPVPPQQFTPPTPGAIEVPVVQLPDSALPVTLVFDLTPLEETLQASMPEHFSEASHPLRNDYRWDFVREAEPQVTIQDGMVTVHSTYRGDVEAKTASRGCRLDPIFPILHTTGQLEMGQEGEALVLNLKNPQMDIDLKPESENKCNMFNIPVKDQLAELLNTPKLVEKMTQAVEEAGYQIPLDQVWTQLQTPVAVNVAKFNTQACIYGKPTEMAIGNLKGDVQRTTIPIVVNERPTATFENSCGKPTAEVMKITSGAGLLEGKPYKVLASVTVPYSEVNQALQERLGHQPMKDANLEMVINKVTASDSSGHVLFTVNTTGDLNGTIYYWATPLLEGEGSVLTMSDLQMASESKTMLNDIKANYWQIVDKQLRDKLQTATRVDLSDRIDKMKSAITGTHPSGGVTTEMAIVQQQPQRAYSIPEALVADILLEGTANVTAPVAMKTRSMPGKTPAKVSILSPPSTQR, via the coding sequence ATGAGGACCTGGAAACGAGGCATTGCATTACTACCCTGTCTATTCGTCGCGGTCGCATGTAGTCATACGATACCGCCATACACGGCCAAACCGGTTCCGCCACAGCAATTTACCCCTCCGACCCCCGGTGCGATTGAGGTGCCCGTGGTCCAACTTCCTGATTCAGCGCTTCCTGTGACGCTTGTCTTTGATTTAACTCCTTTGGAGGAGACTTTGCAGGCATCCATGCCGGAACACTTCAGTGAAGCATCCCATCCGCTAAGGAACGACTACCGGTGGGATTTCGTTCGGGAAGCCGAGCCGCAAGTCACCATTCAGGATGGCATGGTCACCGTTCACTCCACATACAGAGGGGACGTGGAGGCTAAGACCGCTTCCCGAGGCTGTCGTTTAGATCCCATCTTTCCCATTCTCCATACCACAGGGCAGCTCGAAATGGGACAAGAGGGCGAGGCGCTTGTTCTGAATCTTAAAAATCCTCAAATGGACATCGACCTGAAACCGGAGAGCGAGAATAAGTGCAACATGTTCAATATCCCGGTTAAAGATCAACTGGCGGAGCTTCTGAATACTCCAAAGCTCGTCGAGAAGATGACACAGGCCGTCGAGGAAGCCGGGTATCAGATTCCTTTGGATCAGGTCTGGACGCAACTACAAACACCCGTGGCCGTAAATGTAGCGAAGTTCAACACGCAGGCCTGCATCTATGGGAAACCGACAGAAATGGCGATTGGAAATTTAAAGGGCGACGTGCAGCGGACGACCATCCCGATCGTCGTCAATGAAAGACCGACGGCGACGTTTGAAAATTCTTGCGGGAAGCCAACGGCCGAAGTCATGAAAATCACTTCAGGAGCCGGCCTCCTTGAGGGGAAACCGTATAAGGTTCTGGCCTCCGTGACCGTCCCTTACTCCGAGGTGAACCAAGCGCTACAGGAAAGGCTTGGGCACCAGCCGATGAAAGACGCCAACCTCGAAATGGTTATTAACAAGGTTACGGCTTCAGATTCTTCGGGACATGTGCTGTTCACTGTCAACACGACTGGAGATCTCAATGGCACGATTTATTATTGGGCAACACCGCTTTTGGAAGGTGAGGGATCTGTGCTGACGATGTCTGATCTTCAGATGGCCAGCGAGTCGAAAACAATGTTGAATGATATCAAGGCGAACTATTGGCAGATTGTCGATAAGCAATTACGAGATAAATTACAAACAGCCACACGGGTGGATTTGTCCGACCGAATCGACAAGATGAAATCTGCGATCACAGGTACACACCCGAGTGGCGGCGTGACCACGGAAATGGCAATCGTCCAACAGCAACCGCAGCGCGCCTATTCCATTCCTGAGGCGCTGGTGGCTGATATTCTGCTAGAAGGCACAGCCAACGTGACCGCGCCAGTGGCCATGAAAACCCGCAGCATGCCGGGAAAAACGCCAGCTAAGGTTTCTATTTTGTCTCCGCCGTCTACCCAACGGTAA
- a CDS encoding Gfo/Idh/MocA family protein, with translation MSIGIGMIGYSGVASRLHLPALRGLPEARVTAIAGTTREALTAVADRYAIPARYHDYRDLLHDPTVDAVAICVPPELHEVIGLAAMAANKHVFMEKPMALSLEQCARLVQAAESSPVMTSVGFHLRWHRLVREAHKWIADGRLGTVELLRTVFTSGIRWRAKLPVWRTRRQAGGGVLIESGVHYYDLWRFLTGSEVDEVHVMSRSAEHDDVTAVVTARLRNGIVATAGFCQGTVDNLEIDIYGSAGRLRISGYARDGLVFDPTGYKGLKKIWPKARSVPGRLLRAARAIPLGGYYAHAYRDQWIGFLNAIENGKPAGASFADGREATRVALAVTQSASGRRPVCIADCADAIAPVLENGNGNVIKY, from the coding sequence ATGTCTATCGGGATAGGTATGATCGGGTACTCTGGAGTTGCGTCACGGCTTCACCTTCCCGCACTGAGAGGTCTGCCGGAGGCCCGGGTGACCGCTATCGCCGGCACAACGCGCGAAGCCCTTACTGCAGTCGCCGATCGTTACGCCATTCCCGCCCGATACCACGATTACCGGGATCTATTACACGATCCAACTGTCGATGCGGTGGCCATCTGCGTTCCACCGGAACTGCACGAAGTCATCGGGCTGGCAGCCATGGCAGCCAACAAGCACGTGTTCATGGAGAAGCCGATGGCCCTCTCGCTGGAGCAATGCGCCCGTTTGGTGCAAGCGGCTGAATCCTCGCCCGTCATGACCTCGGTCGGGTTTCACCTTCGTTGGCATCGACTGGTTCGTGAGGCGCATAAGTGGATCGCCGATGGCCGGCTTGGCACGGTCGAATTGCTCCGCACGGTGTTTACCAGTGGTATTCGCTGGCGTGCGAAGCTGCCAGTCTGGCGTACACGCAGACAGGCAGGCGGTGGCGTTCTCATCGAATCGGGCGTTCACTACTATGACCTCTGGCGTTTCCTTACCGGGAGTGAGGTTGATGAGGTACACGTCATGAGCCGCTCCGCCGAACACGATGATGTCACCGCGGTGGTGACCGCGCGACTGCGGAATGGCATTGTGGCGACTGCGGGTTTTTGCCAGGGCACGGTTGATAATCTGGAGATTGACATCTATGGGTCCGCCGGCCGGTTGCGGATCTCTGGATATGCCCGAGACGGGCTGGTCTTTGATCCGACGGGATACAAGGGGCTAAAAAAAATATGGCCGAAAGCCCGGTCGGTACCTGGTCGATTGCTCCGTGCGGCACGTGCGATTCCTCTGGGGGGGTATTATGCTCACGCGTACCGCGATCAGTGGATTGGCTTTCTGAACGCTATTGAAAACGGAAAGCCGGCAGGTGCAAGTTTTGCCGATGGTCGGGAGGCAACCCGGGTGGCCCTTGCGGTGACACAGTCGGCCAGTGGACGCCGTCCGGTTTGCATTGCCGATTGTGCCGATGCGATTGCACCAGTCCTGGAGAACGGAAACGGGAACGTCATCAAATATTAA
- a CDS encoding fused MFS/spermidine synthase codes for MEKNRKLVLLFFIIFLEGYVVLSAELLAIRQTLPFVGSGTDTVSIIIAAILMPLAFGYYAGGQYRGRIRHKLVCNLLIAGAFLTIGLSYLVLTSFFGALTEGLEWKNRLLLTTFYGLLFIITPVYLLGQTVPLVSNYFRRAHLPHAAGKILFYSTIGSFLGAILTTLFLMNTIGVSGTVTVTITCIAVLIILLSKLRICLSAAAAVFLVLIAAALNSPQALESVGVISNNAYNTAQMEADGDTLYLRLNRSYASAIYPDKPEYPVYEYVRYIESQYIRYFRHTNMKGKILVLGAGGFTIGLGDTWNDYIFVDIDSDLKELAEKQFLKRPLDKNKIFEAVPARGYLNQTKEHFHLIVVDVFHGLNNAPEHLLTREFFLQVRNRLTPRGIVIVNQLGSPLGEDDYARGIDNTIRSIFPHANRIPLYNFNPWRTVPSDDKNVLYIAQNFAPGGHENIYTDNLNRAAFDKKQEVPY; via the coding sequence ATGGAAAAAAACCGAAAGCTGGTGCTGTTATTTTTCATAATTTTCCTGGAAGGCTATGTCGTTCTGTCCGCCGAACTTCTTGCCATTCGTCAGACCCTGCCTTTTGTTGGCAGCGGCACGGATACAGTGTCCATTATTATTGCGGCCATCCTGATGCCGCTGGCTTTCGGGTACTATGCGGGTGGGCAGTACCGGGGAAGAATACGTCACAAGCTTGTTTGCAATCTGCTGATTGCCGGGGCGTTTTTGACAATCGGGCTTTCTTATCTTGTCTTGACGTCGTTTTTCGGCGCGCTGACCGAAGGGCTTGAATGGAAAAATCGGCTCCTGCTGACAACGTTTTACGGGCTGTTATTTATCATCACGCCGGTCTATCTGCTTGGGCAAACCGTGCCGCTCGTCAGCAATTATTTCCGCCGGGCGCATTTGCCGCACGCTGCCGGGAAAATTCTGTTCTACTCGACGATTGGCTCGTTTCTGGGAGCTATTTTGACCACCCTTTTCCTGATGAATACGATCGGCGTATCGGGCACGGTCACCGTAACCATCACCTGCATTGCTGTTCTAATTATCCTGCTGTCAAAGCTGAGGATCTGTCTTAGCGCTGCTGCTGCCGTTTTCCTGGTCCTAATCGCTGCCGCCCTTAACAGCCCTCAGGCGCTTGAATCGGTCGGGGTCATTTCAAATAACGCGTATAATACGGCGCAGATGGAAGCTGACGGCGATACCCTTTACCTGCGTCTGAACAGATCGTATGCCTCGGCTATTTATCCGGATAAACCGGAATACCCTGTTTATGAATATGTCCGTTATATAGAGAGTCAGTATATCCGGTATTTCAGGCACACGAATATGAAGGGAAAAATTCTCGTCCTTGGCGCGGGCGGCTTTACCATCGGTCTGGGCGACACCTGGAACGATTATATTTTTGTTGATATAGACTCTGATCTGAAGGAGCTTGCGGAAAAACAATTTCTCAAAAGACCACTGGATAAAAACAAGATTTTTGAGGCCGTACCGGCGCGGGGATATCTCAACCAGACCAAAGAGCATTTCCATCTGATTGTCGTCGATGTGTTTCACGGGCTGAACAATGCGCCGGAGCATCTGCTTACAAGGGAATTTTTTCTGCAGGTGAGGAACAGACTGACGCCGCGCGGTATTGTTATCGTCAATCAACTGGGCTCCCCGCTCGGCGAGGACGATTATGCGCGCGGGATCGACAACACCATCCGGAGCATCTTCCCCCATGCCAACCGTATCCCACTTTACAATTTCAATCCATGGCGGACTGTCCCGTCTGATGATAAGAACGTCCTCTACATCGCACAGAATTTTGCGCCCGGCGGCCACGAAAATATTTACACCGATAATTTGAACAGGGCAGCCTTCGACAAAAAGCAAGAAGTGCCCTATTAA
- a CDS encoding class I SAM-dependent methyltransferase codes for MSIQAPISRRTAIKYLLAALAAMAGSSSLGWELRRSSFLSPLWQLADLANASTTPALSTAASPPGQKAAIPRSNFHAVYDDLQARDRFYLFLQNIYHLYPESRFHQLIIDLTSEFSSDQEIYVNLQKRLSSIKPFLSEATYGLPALRKQKAEMASETAALLGSTKAWSGYVEIGTTGRYANGIRAKIPIHGPMYFVNDLEPSYSPNDIVERGQLTKLGEYVAMGNYEPFNGNSIPDESVDLVINFIGFHHAPADKRARFVQSVWEVLRPGGRLVVRDHDVDSPETDAFVALAHDVFNAGLGIPWEENAGQVRNFTSVPQLEEVLSAAGFEKTNSRQLQAHDPTINTLMVFVKPTVRAR; via the coding sequence ATGTCCATCCAGGCCCCCATCTCACGCCGCACGGCGATCAAGTACCTCCTTGCTGCTCTTGCGGCCATGGCCGGTTCTTCATCATTGGGCTGGGAGTTGCGCAGATCTTCCTTCCTCTCGCCATTATGGCAGCTCGCCGATCTTGCCAACGCGAGCACGACCCCGGCGCTATCGACTGCCGCCTCCCCACCCGGGCAGAAAGCCGCAATACCCCGTTCTAATTTTCACGCTGTTTACGATGATCTGCAGGCCCGTGACCGCTTCTATCTTTTTCTACAGAACATTTATCATCTCTATCCTGAAAGTCGATTCCATCAGCTGATCATCGATCTGACTTCCGAATTCTCCTCTGATCAAGAGATCTATGTGAATCTGCAGAAACGCCTTTCGAGCATCAAACCATTCTTATCGGAAGCAACCTATGGCCTTCCGGCTCTCCGAAAACAAAAGGCGGAGATGGCTAGCGAAACCGCCGCGCTGCTGGGGTCCACAAAGGCATGGTCCGGCTACGTGGAAATCGGCACCACCGGACGTTACGCCAACGGGATTCGGGCCAAAATACCGATCCATGGACCGATGTATTTTGTCAACGACCTGGAACCGAGCTATTCACCGAACGATATCGTTGAACGTGGACAACTGACCAAGCTTGGCGAATACGTGGCTATGGGTAATTATGAACCGTTTAACGGGAATTCGATTCCCGATGAAAGTGTCGACCTAGTAATCAACTTCATCGGCTTCCACCATGCGCCGGCGGACAAGCGCGCGCGGTTCGTCCAATCGGTGTGGGAAGTGCTGAGGCCAGGCGGCCGGCTCGTGGTTCGTGATCATGATGTCGATAGCCCAGAGACGGACGCGTTTGTCGCCTTGGCTCATGACGTGTTCAACGCCGGGCTCGGCATCCCCTGGGAAGAAAATGCCGGACAGGTCAGAAACTTTACCTCGGTGCCACAACTGGAAGAGGTGCTCAGTGCAGCAGGGTTTGAAAAGACCAACAGCAGACAACTTCAGGCCCATGACCCGACCATCAATACCTTGATGGTCTTCGTGAAACCAACCGTGCGCGCCCGATAG
- a CDS encoding OsmC family protein yields the protein MAEAQVINGVNVAAVNELVKNVESDPKLGECRFHIKNTWSTCGQNQSKVSSFYAAKQEIPHDDPFTLNADEPPILAGHDTGANPVEHLLHALAGCLTTTLVYHAAVRGIKIDALESELEGDLDIRGFLGLSNTVRSGFENIRVNFKVKTDAENIEKLKALSKLSPVFDMTSHGTNVQVNIERK from the coding sequence ATGGCTGAAGCGCAAGTCATTAATGGTGTCAATGTCGCAGCGGTAAACGAGCTGGTGAAAAACGTCGAGAGTGATCCCAAACTGGGTGAATGCAGGTTTCACATCAAAAATACCTGGAGTACGTGTGGCCAAAACCAGTCGAAGGTCTCAAGCTTTTATGCGGCAAAACAGGAAATCCCTCACGACGACCCCTTCACCCTGAATGCTGATGAACCTCCTATTCTGGCCGGGCATGATACCGGCGCGAATCCCGTCGAACACCTCTTACATGCGCTGGCCGGCTGTCTAACGACAACCTTGGTGTACCATGCTGCCGTACGGGGCATTAAGATTGACGCATTGGAATCGGAACTTGAGGGCGACTTGGATATCAGGGGATTCCTTGGCCTCTCGAATACGGTCAGGAGCGGGTTCGAGAATATTCGCGTCAACTTTAAGGTCAAAACCGATGCGGAGAACATTGAGAAGCTCAAGGCGTTAAGTAAACTCTCACCGGTGTTCGACATGACCTCTCATGGCACCAATGTCCAGGTGAATATCGAGAGGAAGTAG
- a CDS encoding glycosyltransferase family 4 protein, whose translation MKILLISDYSVPRGGNEIVTLALRDGLRARGHDARLFSSRAHINGGSDLPNYHCFGTASSLRAALWCGNPSAYFSLRRALAEFKPDVVHVRLFLSQLSPLILPLLRDIPAIYHDGWYRTVCPIGSRVLPDGKGCNEPAGYVCYQNGCVPLVAWPLLMTQLRLWRYWQGVFDVVVANSRSVARWLEISGTTPVEVIHNGVVARKRRPPLEDPPTIVFSGRLAHEKGVDILLDAFKLVIQSLPQTQLLIAGEGPESGRLREIAKQLDAKIDFLGHQPRETIERRFDAAWVQVVPSRGAEAFGNAAAEAMMRGTAVVVSGSGGFTEYVKHEQTGLLVPPEDPATLGMALLKIVSNRDYAESLGLAARRFALKAFDQSIFLDRFVAIYEQLTRNRLTTSKTSPRH comes from the coding sequence ATGAAGATTCTGTTGATTAGCGATTACAGCGTACCGAGAGGCGGGAACGAAATCGTCACGCTGGCACTGCGAGACGGTTTGCGGGCACGTGGCCACGACGCACGCCTATTTTCTAGCCGCGCGCATATCAATGGAGGCAGCGATCTGCCCAACTACCACTGTTTTGGGACCGCCTCTTCCTTGCGCGCGGCGCTTTGGTGCGGCAACCCATCTGCCTACTTCAGTCTGCGTCGCGCATTGGCAGAATTTAAACCCGACGTTGTGCATGTGCGATTATTTCTTTCTCAATTGTCGCCATTAATTCTGCCGTTGTTGCGCGACATTCCTGCCATCTATCACGACGGGTGGTACCGAACCGTTTGTCCGATTGGATCAAGGGTCTTGCCCGATGGGAAGGGATGCAATGAACCTGCCGGCTACGTCTGCTATCAAAACGGTTGTGTGCCCCTCGTTGCCTGGCCGCTCCTGATGACACAACTTCGCCTGTGGCGCTACTGGCAAGGCGTATTTGATGTGGTCGTGGCGAACAGCCGATCAGTCGCCAGATGGCTGGAAATATCCGGCACCACCCCCGTTGAGGTGATCCACAACGGCGTAGTGGCACGTAAACGGCGCCCTCCGTTAGAGGATCCGCCGACCATCGTGTTCTCGGGTCGCTTGGCGCACGAGAAGGGAGTCGATATCCTGCTCGATGCGTTCAAGCTCGTCATTCAGTCTCTGCCACAGACGCAGCTCCTCATTGCCGGGGAGGGACCGGAGAGTGGGCGATTGCGGGAGATCGCAAAACAGCTTGACGCGAAAATCGACTTTCTCGGACACCAGCCACGCGAGACAATCGAACGCCGTTTCGATGCCGCCTGGGTACAAGTCGTACCCTCGCGCGGCGCGGAGGCCTTCGGAAACGCAGCGGCTGAAGCGATGATGCGAGGCACAGCGGTCGTCGTAAGCGGAAGCGGCGGCTTCACTGAGTATGTGAAGCATGAACAGACAGGACTCCTCGTGCCTCCCGAGGACCCTGCAACCCTCGGCATGGCGCTACTAAAAATTGTCAGCAATCGGGATTACGCCGAATCTCTCGGACTCGCCGCCCGTCGCTTCGCGCTCAAGGCATTCGACCAGAGCATATTTCTCGATCGTTTCGTGGCCATCTATGAACAGCTGACCAGGAACCGCCTCACAACATCGAAAACCAGTCCCCGCCATTAA
- a CDS encoding alpha/beta hydrolase, which produces MIHPHQKLFRLRTRDGFMMNGHLVIKEDDLDTNILETPIIIEVHGLLGNFLARGTPRLLPQALRERDISSFSINTRLAFAGQINGRGIFDETIHDIDAAVDFLTQEGFHHIFILGYSLGASMVLHWAGQRQVPNVKGLILEGTHYAIPDTQRKRLDKWESIPSYEELYAQAKSILGEDPSHSEHDEMMVIYRARGPSRSPLHDEIFTYKTWWHMMGPEAYSAMAYKQISRVTLPMLLLRGEHDPLIEAWEAEALQRIAQEAGNTFVSIKEIPRAGHDCMENPDAMLQEILHLLRPSR; this is translated from the coding sequence ATGATTCACCCCCACCAAAAACTGTTCCGACTTCGAACACGCGATGGCTTTATGATGAATGGGCATCTGGTCATCAAAGAAGATGATCTTGATACGAACATCCTCGAAACCCCAATTATCATTGAGGTGCATGGTTTGTTAGGGAACTTCCTGGCACGAGGAACTCCTCGCCTTCTTCCTCAGGCACTCCGGGAGCGGGATATTTCGTCGTTTTCCATTAACACCAGGCTGGCATTCGCCGGGCAAATAAATGGAAGAGGAATTTTCGATGAGACGATCCATGATATAGATGCCGCAGTGGACTTCCTGACTCAAGAAGGTTTTCATCATATTTTCATCTTAGGCTATAGCCTCGGTGCCAGTATGGTCCTGCACTGGGCCGGGCAGCGCCAGGTTCCCAATGTCAAAGGGCTCATTCTTGAGGGGACCCATTATGCCATCCCCGATACACAGAGAAAGCGATTGGACAAATGGGAAAGTATTCCCAGCTATGAGGAATTGTATGCCCAGGCCAAGTCCATTCTAGGCGAGGATCCTTCTCACAGTGAGCATGACGAAATGATGGTGATCTACCGAGCCCGAGGGCCAAGCCGGAGCCCATTGCACGATGAAATCTTTACCTATAAAACGTGGTGGCACATGATGGGACCGGAGGCGTATTCTGCCATGGCCTACAAACAGATAAGCCGGGTCACATTGCCCATGCTGCTGCTCCGTGGGGAACATGATCCTCTCATCGAGGCGTGGGAAGCCGAAGCATTACAACGCATTGCACAAGAGGCAGGTAATACCTTCGTGTCTATCAAGGAAATTCCCCGCGCGGGCCATGATTGCATGGAAAACCCGGATGCGATGCTACAAGAAATCCTTCATCTACTCAGACCCTCCCGTTGA